One part of the Paracoccus sp. MBLB3053 genome encodes these proteins:
- a CDS encoding GNAT family N-acetyltransferase, whose protein sequence is MIPSDVALSFAFEATWPAAETVDTGALRSGRGLGAGGRVSSSIALRPDWDEAQIGAAEDVHRRWGQRPMFRLPDCDEDLRGALMRRGYQRETPTAILAAECAALVADLPEMTAIAVWPPLAIQRDLWAAGNIGPARQAVMDRVPGPRTSIIGRIDDRAAGAAFVALAGSVAMIHGIEVASQFRRRGLAGWMIRKAARWAQENGATRLGLAVSRSNAGARAVYDRLGFHELGSYAYWARD, encoded by the coding sequence TTGATCCCTTCTGACGTCGCGCTTTCCTTCGCCTTCGAGGCGACCTGGCCGGCGGCGGAAACCGTTGACACGGGCGCCCTTCGAAGCGGGCGCGGCCTGGGTGCCGGAGGGCGCGTCAGTTCGAGCATCGCCTTGCGCCCCGACTGGGACGAAGCCCAGATCGGGGCGGCCGAGGATGTCCATCGACGCTGGGGACAGCGCCCGATGTTCCGGCTGCCCGACTGCGACGAGGACCTGCGCGGGGCCCTGATGCGGCGTGGTTATCAGCGCGAAACGCCGACCGCGATCCTGGCGGCCGAATGCGCTGCGCTGGTCGCCGACCTTCCCGAGATGACGGCGATCGCCGTCTGGCCGCCACTTGCGATCCAGCGCGACCTTTGGGCTGCCGGCAATATCGGCCCGGCACGCCAGGCCGTCATGGATCGCGTGCCCGGCCCCAGGACCTCGATCATCGGCCGCATCGACGATCGCGCCGCGGGAGCGGCTTTCGTGGCGCTTGCAGGCTCGGTCGCGATGATCCACGGGATCGAGGTTGCGTCGCAATTCCGACGCCGCGGGCTCGCGGGCTGGATGATCCGCAAGGCCGCCCGATGGGCGCAGGAAAACGGCGCCACCCGCCTGGGACTGGCGGTCAGCCGCAGCAATGCCGGTGCACGTGCGGTCTATGACCGTTTGGGCTTTCACGAATTGGGCAGCTACGCCTATTGGGCGCGGGACTAG
- the map gene encoding type I methionyl aminopeptidase, producing MNDARQTREGIRIHEPQDFEGMRAAGRLAAQILDEVGPLVQPGATTGALDDFIRNRVEELGCTSATIGYRGYQHASCISVNHVVCHGIPGEKLLSEGDILNIDVTVIQDGWFGDSSRMYVAGRPSVKSKRLIQVTHDSLMKGIEAVRPGATFGDIGHAIQSYVEANRMSVVRDFCGHGLGRVFHAPPNVLHFGRPGKGPVLEEGMFFTIEPMVNLGRPETKILADDWTAVTRDKSLSAQFEHSIGVTADGCEIFTLSPGGLFYPDFD from the coding sequence ATGAACGACGCACGCCAGACCCGCGAGGGTATCCGTATCCATGAGCCTCAGGACTTCGAGGGCATGCGCGCGGCCGGACGACTGGCGGCGCAGATCCTGGACGAGGTGGGGCCGCTTGTCCAACCCGGTGCCACGACGGGGGCGCTGGATGATTTCATCCGCAACCGGGTCGAGGAGCTTGGCTGCACAAGCGCCACCATCGGCTATCGCGGCTATCAGCACGCAAGCTGCATCAGCGTGAACCATGTCGTCTGCCACGGCATTCCCGGCGAGAAGCTGCTGTCGGAAGGCGACATCCTGAACATCGACGTGACGGTGATTCAGGATGGATGGTTTGGCGACAGCTCGCGCATGTATGTCGCGGGCAGGCCCAGCGTGAAATCAAAGCGGCTGATCCAGGTTACCCATGACAGCCTGATGAAGGGCATCGAAGCGGTTCGGCCCGGCGCCACTTTCGGCGATATCGGCCACGCCATCCAGAGCTATGTCGAGGCGAATCGCATGTCGGTGGTGCGCGATTTCTGCGGCCACGGGCTGGGCCGGGTGTTCCACGCGCCGCCGAACGTGCTGCATTTCGGGCGTCCGGGCAAAGGCCCGGTTCTGGAAGAGGGCATGTTCTTCACTATCGAGCCAATGGTGAACCTCGGTCGTCCCGAGACCAAGATCCTGGCCGATGACTGGACCGCAGTTACGCGCGACAAATCGCTTTCGGCCCAGTTCGAACATTCGATCGGCGTGACGGCCGATGGCTGCGAGATTTTCACGCTTTCGCCCGGAGGCCTTTTCTATCCCGATTTCGACTGA
- the ilvD gene encoding dihydroxy-acid dehydratase — MKNDRFDKSRLPSRHVTEGPSRAPHRSYFYAMGISEAEIHSPWVGVATCWNEAAPCNIALARQAQSVKQGVKKGGGCPREFTTITVTDGIAMGHEGMRSSLASRDWIADTVELTMRGHCYDALVGLAGCDKSLPGMMMAMVRLNVPSVFIYGGSILPGKLNGKDVVVQDVFEAVGQHAAGNMSDAELEILERVACPSAGACGGQYTANTMACVSEAIGLALMNSSGAPAPYESRDQYGLASGEAVMTLIERNIRARDVVTLKSLENAARVVACTGGSTNAGLHLPAIAHEAGLTFDLFDVCDIFRDTPYFVNLRPGGDYVAKDLFEAGGVPVVMRELRKAGLIHEECITASGRTIGEELDLVDREIDGKVIHSVANPLSKTGGVVGLKGNLAPDGAIVKVAGMPPEAQVFTGPARVFECEEDAFAAVTRRDYREGDVIVIRNEGPAGGPGMREMLATTAALSGQGMGKKVALITDGRFSGATRGFCVGHVGPEAAHGGPIAFLRDGDMITIDAPKGEISVALPEDELARRRADWTGPRMTDYASGALWKYSKLVGKARFGAVTHPGAAEETHVYMDQ; from the coding sequence TTGAAGAACGATCGTTTCGACAAGTCGCGACTTCCCAGTCGCCATGTGACCGAAGGTCCGTCGCGCGCGCCGCACCGCTCCTATTTCTACGCAATGGGCATCTCCGAGGCCGAGATCCATTCGCCCTGGGTCGGTGTCGCGACCTGCTGGAACGAGGCTGCGCCTTGCAACATCGCGCTGGCCCGTCAGGCGCAATCGGTCAAGCAGGGCGTCAAGAAGGGGGGCGGCTGTCCGCGCGAATTCACCACGATCACGGTGACCGACGGGATCGCGATGGGACATGAGGGGATGCGCAGTTCGCTCGCCTCGCGGGACTGGATCGCGGATACGGTCGAGTTGACGATGCGCGGCCATTGCTACGACGCGCTGGTGGGACTGGCCGGTTGCGACAAGTCCCTGCCCGGCATGATGATGGCAATGGTGCGGCTCAATGTGCCTTCGGTCTTCATCTACGGCGGTTCGATTCTGCCGGGCAAGCTGAACGGCAAGGACGTCGTCGTGCAGGATGTCTTCGAGGCGGTCGGTCAGCATGCGGCGGGCAACATGTCCGACGCCGAGCTGGAGATCCTCGAGCGCGTCGCATGCCCGTCTGCGGGTGCCTGTGGCGGGCAATATACCGCTAACACGATGGCGTGCGTCTCGGAGGCGATCGGGCTGGCGCTGATGAACAGTTCGGGCGCGCCCGCGCCCTATGAAAGCCGCGACCAATACGGGCTTGCGTCGGGCGAGGCCGTGATGACCCTGATCGAGCGAAACATCCGCGCCCGGGACGTGGTCACGCTGAAGTCGCTGGAAAACGCCGCCCGCGTCGTGGCCTGCACCGGCGGGTCGACCAATGCCGGGCTGCATCTGCCCGCGATCGCGCATGAGGCGGGGCTGACCTTCGACCTGTTTGATGTCTGCGACATCTTCCGCGACACGCCCTATTTCGTGAACCTTCGGCCGGGCGGGGATTACGTCGCGAAGGATCTTTTCGAGGCGGGGGGCGTGCCGGTCGTGATGCGCGAGTTGCGAAAGGCCGGGTTGATTCATGAAGAGTGCATCACCGCGTCGGGACGCACGATCGGAGAAGAGCTGGATCTGGTCGATCGCGAGATCGACGGCAAGGTGATCCATTCCGTCGCGAACCCGCTTTCGAAGACCGGCGGCGTGGTGGGGCTGAAGGGCAACCTCGCGCCTGACGGCGCCATTGTGAAGGTCGCGGGCATGCCGCCCGAAGCGCAGGTGTTCACCGGCCCGGCGCGGGTTTTCGAATGCGAAGAGGACGCCTTCGCAGCCGTGACCCGTCGCGACTACCGCGAGGGGGATGTCATCGTCATTCGCAACGAAGGCCCGGCGGGCGGTCCCGGGATGCGCGAGATGCTGGCCACCACAGCGGCGCTGTCGGGGCAGGGCATGGGCAAGAAGGTTGCGCTGATCACCGATGGGCGCTTTTCGGGCGCGACGCGTGGGTTCTGCGTCGGACATGTCGGACCCGAAGCGGCGCATGGCGGCCCGATCGCCTTTCTGCGTGATGGCGATATGATCACCATCGATGCCCCGAAAGGCGAAATTTCCGTGGCGCTTCCCGAAGATGAGCTTGCCCGTCGCCGTGCCGACTGGACGGGACCGCGCATGACGGATTATGCCTCGGGGGCATTGTGGAAATATTCGAAACTCGTCGGCAAGGCGCGTTTTGGCGCCGTCACCCATCCCGGAGCCGCCGAGGAAACGCATGTTTATATGGATCAATAA
- a CDS encoding 4a-hydroxytetrahydrobiopterin dehydratase yields MAGLADETIIDGASVIGEEEIRQQLETLPGWNLVADGNAIEREWHFKTFRQAAQLANLAAWQAEEARHHPDIAFGWGWARITFTTHSAKGVTLNDLIMAARLSQAVD; encoded by the coding sequence ATGGCCGGATTGGCGGATGAAACGATCATCGACGGTGCGTCCGTGATCGGAGAGGAGGAAATACGGCAGCAGCTCGAGACGCTTCCTGGATGGAACCTCGTTGCCGATGGCAACGCGATCGAGCGCGAATGGCATTTCAAGACATTCCGCCAGGCCGCCCAACTGGCCAATCTCGCGGCATGGCAGGCCGAGGAGGCGCGGCATCATCCCGATATCGCCTTTGGCTGGGGCTGGGCGCGAATCACGTTCACCACGCATTCGGCCAAAGGCGTGACGCTGAATGATCTGATCATGGCGGCAAGGCTGAGCCAGGCCGTGGACTGA
- the cls gene encoding cardiolipin synthase — MFVFIHYAIALAVSVRVLLRPRLEPTVRLSWILVIELVPLVGILAYVLFGEIRMRGAEVEHMVNVRSRLSGLWRPSPAQVRQPPEFAAPIIAANRATTGFGAVTGNRAELLAEDDGAIADLVSAIDEARDHVHILFYIWLDDPSGRSVAEAAIRAAVRGVKVRAVIDAFGSRAFGRSEAWSKMREAGVVCVEALPLGLPVIGSLFRRMDLRNHRKIVVIDHELGFTGSRNCADRAFAIKPRYAPWIDVFLRIEGPVVRQMQAVFLQDWMSYSGEDLGEMLEYAPPDLRTKAIAQVVATGPDDRQGSLSDCMVTMIHAARERLVITTPYYVPDSSLDAAIRTAARRGVEVTMILPARNDSLVVQATSEGFYYGLVSAGVKLMLYHGGLLHSKILTADGRMVMLGSANMDRRSFELNYEMNMLFVDSDLTRQLDDRQKGYMAEAELITISELRGWSLWRRLRNNLLALAAPIL, encoded by the coding sequence ATGTTTGTGTTCATTCACTATGCAATTGCGCTCGCCGTGTCCGTGCGGGTGCTTTTGCGTCCCCGATTGGAACCGACGGTCCGGCTATCCTGGATCCTCGTGATCGAGCTCGTGCCGCTTGTCGGCATCCTTGCCTATGTGCTTTTCGGCGAGATTCGCATGCGCGGGGCCGAGGTCGAGCACATGGTGAATGTACGCAGCAGGCTTTCGGGGCTTTGGCGGCCAAGCCCTGCGCAGGTCAGGCAGCCGCCCGAATTCGCGGCCCCGATCATCGCCGCGAATCGGGCGACCACGGGTTTTGGCGCGGTCACGGGCAATCGCGCCGAGCTTCTGGCCGAGGATGACGGGGCAATCGCCGATCTGGTCAGCGCGATCGATGAGGCGCGCGACCACGTCCATATCCTGTTCTACATCTGGCTTGATGACCCTTCGGGCCGTTCGGTTGCCGAGGCCGCGATCCGCGCCGCAGTTCGCGGGGTCAAGGTTCGCGCGGTGATCGATGCCTTCGGTTCGCGCGCCTTCGGCCGATCCGAGGCCTGGTCGAAGATGCGCGAGGCGGGTGTCGTCTGTGTCGAGGCTCTGCCGCTGGGCCTTCCGGTCATCGGCAGCCTGTTTCGCCGGATGGATCTGCGCAATCACCGCAAGATCGTCGTCATCGACCATGAGCTGGGCTTTACCGGCAGCCGCAACTGCGCCGATCGGGCCTTTGCGATCAAACCGCGTTACGCCCCCTGGATCGACGTCTTCCTGCGGATCGAAGGCCCTGTCGTGCGCCAGATGCAGGCGGTCTTCCTGCAGGACTGGATGAGCTATTCGGGCGAGGATCTGGGCGAGATGCTGGAATACGCGCCCCCCGACCTTCGGACCAAGGCGATCGCCCAGGTCGTCGCGACCGGACCGGATGACCGACAGGGTTCGCTTTCGGACTGCATGGTGACGATGATCCACGCGGCGCGTGAAAGACTGGTCATCACCACCCCCTATTACGTCCCGGACAGTTCGCTTGATGCGGCGATCAGGACGGCCGCGCGGCGTGGGGTGGAGGTCACGATGATCCTTCCGGCCCGCAACGATTCCCTGGTGGTACAGGCTACGTCGGAAGGCTTCTACTATGGGCTCGTCTCGGCCGGGGTGAAGCTGATGCTCTATCACGGCGGATTGCTGCACTCGAAGATACTGACCGCCGATGGGCGCATGGTCATGCTGGGCAGCGCCAACATGGATCGGCGCAGCTTCGAGCTGAACTATGAAATGAACATGCTCTTCGTCGATTCCGACCTGACCCGCCAGCTTGATGATCGGCAGAAGGGTTACATGGCCGAGGCCGAACTGATCACCATCAGCGAGCTTCGCGGCTGGTCCCTGTGGCGGCGGCTGAGAAACAACCTGCTGGCGCTAGCCGCGCCGATCTTGTGA
- the accD gene encoding acetyl-CoA carboxylase, carboxyltransferase subunit beta gives MNWITNYVRPRINSLFSRREVPENLWTKCPECGNMLFHRELADNLNVCTNCDHHLAITPRARFAALFDGGAFNEVKVPEPVADPLQFRDQKKYPDRMKAAQKSTGEKDAMLVAEGEMGRTPIVAAAQDFSFMGGSMGMYVGNAIIAAAERAVKLKRPLVLFSAAGGARMQEGILSLMQMPRTTVAVQMLKEAKLPYIVVLTHPTTGGVTASYAMLGDIQIAEPNALICFAGPRVIEQTIREKLPEGFQRAEYLLEHGMLDRVTHRKKMREELISILRIVMRQPAPIAADLPAPGSIAMALPETESEAAPEAPPAAPAETKSS, from the coding sequence ATGAACTGGATCACCAACTACGTGCGTCCGCGCATCAATTCGCTGTTCTCGCGCCGCGAAGTGCCCGAGAACCTGTGGACCAAATGCCCGGAATGCGGAAATATGCTTTTCCACCGGGAACTTGCCGACAACCTGAATGTTTGCACGAACTGCGACCATCATCTTGCGATCACGCCCCGCGCGCGCTTTGCCGCATTGTTCGATGGCGGCGCCTTCAATGAGGTGAAGGTGCCCGAGCCGGTCGCGGACCCGCTGCAGTTCCGCGACCAGAAGAAATATCCCGACCGGATGAAGGCCGCGCAGAAATCGACCGGTGAGAAAGACGCCATGCTGGTCGCCGAGGGCGAGATGGGTCGCACCCCGATCGTGGCCGCCGCCCAGGACTTTTCCTTCATGGGCGGCTCGATGGGCATGTATGTCGGCAATGCGATCATCGCCGCTGCCGAGCGTGCGGTGAAGCTCAAGCGCCCGCTGGTGCTGTTCTCGGCCGCGGGCGGCGCGCGGATGCAGGAAGGCATCCTGTCCCTGATGCAGATGCCGCGCACCACGGTCGCGGTGCAGATGCTCAAGGAAGCCAAGCTGCCTTATATCGTCGTGCTGACACATCCGACGACCGGCGGCGTCACGGCGAGCTATGCGATGCTGGGCGATATCCAGATCGCCGAGCCGAATGCCCTGATCTGCTTCGCCGGTCCCCGCGTCATCGAACAGACCATCCGCGAGAAACTGCCCGAGGGCTTCCAGCGCGCCGAATATCTGCTGGAGCATGGCATGCTCGACCGCGTGACCCATCGCAAGAAGATGCGCGAAGAGCTGATCTCGATCCTGCGCATCGTGATGCGCCAACCCGCGCCGATCGCGGCCGACCTGCCCGCGCCGGGCAGCATCGCCATGGCTCTGCCCGAAACCGAGTCGGAAGCCGCGCCCGAGGCTCCGCCCGCCGCGCCGGCCGAAACGAAATCATCCTGA
- a CDS encoding DUF6478 family protein: MMAVRPSKWLDRKTRQRALRQWAEIAEEVEFMAPPRIRRLTQEAHLLRASLNRFFMRGDRKAAVSRVALDALHLPGGTDWRWRPGFMAGQISPRGIAAPAPGTRLGDRAALWHDCPEPSMVLEQLPSPRATDLSPYCMRLEVFSFAGNFLSVSIDLPTEALDGLTRNHILRLEVSALIERPMKIYSRLNIGHGPNTDELVKEFGTIEPGLASQQVIEFDLAYTEMNEKRLEKIWLDLIFDSPAMNAVEIRELFISRHLRAEF; encoded by the coding sequence ATGATGGCGGTCCGACCCAGCAAATGGCTCGATCGTAAGACCAGGCAAAGGGCACTTCGCCAATGGGCTGAAATCGCCGAAGAAGTCGAGTTCATGGCTCCGCCACGGATTCGCAGGCTGACGCAGGAGGCCCATCTGCTGCGCGCGAGCCTGAACAGGTTCTTCATGCGCGGCGATCGCAAGGCGGCGGTGTCGCGCGTGGCGCTTGATGCGCTGCATTTGCCGGGCGGCACCGATTGGCGCTGGCGACCGGGCTTCATGGCTGGCCAGATCTCTCCGCGCGGGATCGCCGCGCCCGCTCCGGGCACCCGGTTGGGGGATCGCGCCGCGCTTTGGCACGATTGCCCCGAACCGAGCATGGTTCTTGAACAACTTCCCAGCCCCCGCGCCACGGATCTGTCACCCTATTGCATGCGGCTCGAGGTCTTCAGCTTTGCGGGGAACTTCCTTTCGGTTTCGATCGACCTTCCGACCGAGGCACTGGACGGGCTGACGCGGAACCACATCCTGCGCCTTGAAGTATCGGCCCTGATCGAGCGGCCGATGAAAATCTACTCGCGGCTGAATATCGGGCATGGACCGAATACCGATGAATTGGTGAAGGAGTTCGGGACGATCGAACCCGGTCTTGCCAGCCAGCAGGTCATCGAGTTCGACCTTGCCTATACCGAGATGAACGAGAAACGGCTGGAAAAGATCTGGCTCGACCTGATCTTCGATTCACCTGCCATGAATGCGGTCGAGATCCGCGAACTGTTTATTTCCCGCCACCTGCGGGCCGAATTCTAG
- a CDS encoding bifunctional folylpolyglutamate synthase/dihydrofolate synthase produces the protein MSMTNSDAILARLMQLHPKVIDLSLDRMERILAALGNPERRIPPVIHVAGTNGKGSTQAMIRAGLEAAGKKVHAYTSPHLAHFHERIRLAGELISEPDLAATLEECETANGGEPITYFEITTAAAFLAFSRIEADYTLLEVGLGGRLDATNVVDQPVLTVITPVSIDHTQFLGETLTEIAGEKAGIIKRGVPCIVAPQEPEGREVIEARAEALAAPLRIARQDWDSYSEHGRLVYFDERGLLDLPLPNLPGPHQIINAGTAIAALRELGYANTEAEAAVTRAEWPARMQRLARGPLVEAAGDCELWLDGGHNPAGGEAVAATLASMPGRPTHLICGMLNTKDVEGYMRPLAQHVRSLIAVPIPGAEATLPAEATECAAMNCGIAATTAPDTLDAVRRISLEEPGARILICGSLYLAGEVLRDNG, from the coding sequence ATGTCGATGACCAATTCCGATGCCATCCTAGCCCGGCTGATGCAATTGCATCCGAAAGTCATCGACCTGTCCCTGGACCGGATGGAGCGCATCCTGGCCGCGCTGGGAAATCCGGAACGCCGCATCCCGCCGGTCATTCACGTCGCGGGCACCAATGGCAAGGGCTCGACCCAGGCCATGATCCGCGCCGGGCTCGAGGCGGCGGGGAAGAAAGTCCACGCCTATACCTCACCGCATCTCGCGCATTTTCACGAACGCATCCGGCTCGCAGGAGAGTTGATCAGCGAACCCGACCTCGCCGCGACACTCGAGGAATGCGAGACGGCGAATGGCGGCGAGCCGATCACCTATTTCGAGATCACGACCGCGGCGGCATTCCTCGCATTCTCGCGCATCGAGGCAGACTACACGCTTCTGGAAGTCGGGCTTGGCGGACGGCTGGATGCGACCAATGTCGTCGATCAGCCCGTTCTGACCGTCATCACCCCGGTCAGCATCGACCATACCCAATTCCTGGGTGAGACGCTGACCGAAATCGCCGGCGAAAAGGCCGGGATCATCAAGCGTGGCGTGCCCTGCATCGTCGCGCCGCAGGAACCCGAGGGCCGCGAGGTCATCGAGGCGCGGGCCGAGGCGCTGGCCGCCCCCCTGCGCATCGCGCGACAGGACTGGGACAGCTACAGCGAACATGGGCGGCTGGTCTATTTCGACGAACGCGGTCTTCTTGACTTGCCGCTTCCGAACCTGCCCGGCCCACATCAGATCATCAATGCGGGGACTGCCATCGCGGCTCTGCGCGAACTGGGTTACGCAAACACCGAAGCCGAGGCCGCCGTGACGCGCGCCGAATGGCCCGCCCGGATGCAGCGCCTGGCACGCGGCCCGCTGGTTGAGGCTGCGGGGGATTGCGAACTGTGGCTGGATGGCGGCCACAATCCCGCCGGGGGCGAGGCCGTCGCGGCGACGTTGGCATCCATGCCCGGCCGTCCCACCCATCTGATCTGCGGCATGCTGAACACCAAGGATGTCGAGGGCTACATGCGCCCGCTTGCCCAGCATGTCCGCAGCCTGATCGCAGTACCGATCCCTGGCGCCGAGGCCACGCTGCCGGCAGAGGCAACCGAATGCGCCGCGATGAATTGCGGCATCGCCGCGACGACGGCGCCGGACACGCTGGACGCGGTCCGCCGCATCTCGCTCGAGGAACCGGGGGCGAGGATCTTGATCTGTGGCTCGCTTTATCTCGCCGGCGAGGTTCTGAGGGATAACGGCTAA
- a CDS encoding LacI family DNA-binding transcriptional regulator has protein sequence MNTKRPRRPLTLRDVSEASGVSEMTVSRVLRNRGDVSAATREKVLTAARTLGYVPNKIAGGLASQRVNLVAVVIPSLSNMVFPDVLGGISAELDDTGLQPVIGVTHYSPSREDAVLYDMLSWRPSGVILAGLEHSKVARAMLDNAGLPVVEIMDIDGDPIDTAVGISHRRAGADMAAEILKAGYRRIGFIGTHMPEDHRARKRLAGFEDHLAEAGLSLSAREYYQGGSSLQKGRELTERILTREPELDFLYFSNDMIGAGGLLWCLEQGYDIPGKLGLAGFNAVDLLDGLPMRLATTDARRIEIGRRAARIVAGKEAAPENGIVALTPTFRSGDTIRKL, from the coding sequence ATGAACACGAAAAGACCCCGTCGTCCTCTCACCTTGCGTGACGTGTCGGAAGCATCCGGCGTTTCGGAAATGACGGTCAGCCGCGTGCTGCGCAACCGGGGCGATGTCTCGGCCGCGACCCGCGAAAAGGTGCTGACCGCCGCGCGGACGCTGGGATATGTTCCCAACAAGATCGCCGGCGGCCTGGCCAGCCAGCGCGTGAACCTTGTCGCGGTCGTCATCCCTTCGCTGTCGAACATGGTCTTTCCCGACGTGCTTGGCGGCATTTCGGCCGAGCTTGACGACACCGGCCTGCAGCCCGTGATCGGCGTCACGCATTACAGCCCCTCACGCGAGGATGCGGTGCTTTACGACATGCTGTCATGGCGGCCCTCGGGCGTCATCCTGGCCGGGCTCGAGCACAGCAAGGTCGCTCGCGCCATGCTTGACAATGCCGGGCTGCCGGTGGTCGAGATCATGGATATCGACGGCGATCCGATCGACACGGCGGTCGGCATATCGCATCGGCGCGCCGGGGCCGACATGGCTGCCGAGATCCTGAAGGCGGGTTATCGCCGCATCGGATTCATCGGCACGCACATGCCCGAAGACCACCGCGCAAGAAAGCGCCTTGCCGGCTTCGAGGACCACCTAGCGGAAGCGGGCCTTTCGCTCTCGGCGCGGGAATATTACCAGGGCGGATCATCGCTGCAGAAGGGTCGCGAGCTGACCGAGCGGATCCTGACACGCGAACCCGAGCTGGATTTCCTGTATTTCTCGAATGACATGATCGGGGCGGGCGGACTGCTTTGGTGCCTCGAGCAGGGCTATGACATCCCCGGCAAGCTGGGTCTTGCAGGTTTCAACGCCGTCGACCTGCTGGATGGTCTGCCGATGCGCCTTGCCACCACGGATGCCCGCCGGATCGAGATCGGCCGCCGCGCTGCCCGAATCGTTGCGGGAAAGGAAGCGGCACCCGAAAACGGCATCGTCGCCCTTACCCCGACCTTCAGATCCGGCGACACCATCCGCAAGCTGTGA
- a CDS encoding competence/damage-inducible protein A — protein sequence MHSDNPTAAILVIGDEILSGRTREGNAHHLAGVLSATGFDLREIRVVSDDNAQIVAAIRALDKSLGGAYDLLFTSGGIGPTHDDITADAVAEAHGTTVEIHPEARAILQARCERMGTELTENRLRMARVPVGAKLIDNAVSGAPGFSIGNTHVMAGVPEVFRGMVAWLVPQLPGGRPVKSDTIEVRRGESDVAEELKAVAEDFPDLSLGSYPFQDPTGWGTNLVVRGLDMVRVTEAMAALKQRLDL from the coding sequence ATGCATTCCGACAATCCCACCGCCGCCATTCTCGTCATTGGCGACGAGATACTTTCCGGCCGCACGCGCGAGGGCAATGCCCATCACCTTGCGGGCGTGCTCTCCGCGACCGGATTCGATCTGCGCGAAATCCGCGTCGTGTCCGACGACAATGCGCAGATCGTGGCGGCGATCCGCGCCTTGGACAAAAGCCTGGGTGGCGCCTACGACCTGCTGTTCACCTCGGGCGGGATCGGACCGACCCATGACGACATCACCGCCGATGCCGTGGCCGAGGCACATGGAACGACGGTCGAAATCCACCCCGAGGCGCGCGCCATTCTTCAGGCCCGCTGCGAGCGGATGGGAACCGAACTGACCGAGAATCGCCTGCGCATGGCGCGTGTCCCGGTTGGCGCCAAGTTGATCGACAATGCCGTCTCGGGGGCACCCGGTTTCTCGATCGGCAATACCCATGTCATGGCGGGCGTGCCCGAGGTGTTTCGCGGCATGGTCGCCTGGCTAGTTCCGCAGCTTCCCGGTGGGCGGCCGGTCAAGTCGGACACGATCGAGGTGCGTCGCGGCGAAAGCGACGTGGCCGAAGAACTCAAGGCCGTGGCCGAGGATTTCCCGGATCTGTCGCTGGGCTCCTATCCGTTCCAGGACCCGACGGGCTGGGGCACCAACCTTGTTGTCCGCGGACTCGACATGGTTCGGGTGACCGAGGCGATGGCCGCGCTGAAGCAGAGGCTCGATCTTTGA